A single window of Syntrophotalea acetylenica DNA harbors:
- a CDS encoding O-acetyl-ADP-ribose deacetylase has protein sequence MQEKFGRIELLLGDITRVEVDAVVNAANRSLLGGGGVDGAIHRAAGPSLLEECRALGGCETGDARITAGYRLPARHVIHTVGPVYHGRPDDPVLLASCYRRSLELARQHGLASIAFPAISCGIYGYPIEEGSRIAIDTVRDFLDTNPLPERVLFVLFSNEFFRVYREYLQRVTA, from the coding sequence ATGCAGGAGAAATTCGGCCGGATCGAGTTGCTGTTGGGGGATATTACCCGGGTCGAGGTTGATGCTGTCGTCAATGCGGCCAATCGCAGTCTTCTCGGTGGCGGCGGCGTCGATGGCGCCATCCATCGCGCCGCCGGACCGTCGCTGCTTGAAGAGTGCCGTGCGCTTGGCGGTTGCGAAACCGGCGATGCCCGTATCACCGCGGGTTACCGTCTCCCCGCGCGGCATGTCATTCATACTGTCGGTCCCGTCTATCATGGTCGTCCCGATGATCCGGTACTGCTGGCTTCCTGCTATCGCCGCAGCCTGGAACTCGCCCGCCAGCACGGACTGGCCAGCATCGCTTTTCCCGCCATCAGCTGCGGCATCTACGGTTACCCCATTGAGGAGGGCAGCCGCATCGCCATCGACACGGTTCGCGATTTTCTCGATACCAACCCTTTGCCTGAAAGGGTCTTGTTTGTGCTTTTTTCCAACGAATTTTTCCGGGTTTATCGGGAATATCTGCAGCGGGTAACGGCCTGA
- a CDS encoding DUF4388 domain-containing protein, which produces MIVLPRGKPVKEDVATAGMNWREVLQKLHDGRFTGYLNFVCDANRGLLLFYHGQLAAIRYGRGAEFVGGENAMQHILSASRTSGAYLDIYRLEADLALAICNLVEGQPFCREQHLALLDLPHLLALLKQEGFSGGLHVYDDRKATVILMENGSYLGFFHDGQAGIVTSADPSASVARNAGARLDVIGSAKIPASNVPDYLEQADLFALWEKETVTAVEGL; this is translated from the coding sequence ATGATTGTCTTGCCGCGGGGAAAGCCGGTTAAGGAAGATGTCGCTACCGCCGGGATGAACTGGCGGGAAGTTCTGCAGAAATTGCATGATGGCCGGTTTACCGGCTATCTGAATTTTGTCTGTGATGCCAACCGCGGCCTGCTGCTGTTTTATCACGGTCAGCTTGCGGCGATAAGATATGGCCGCGGCGCAGAGTTTGTCGGCGGCGAAAATGCCATGCAGCATATCCTGTCGGCGTCACGGACAAGCGGGGCGTATCTCGATATCTACCGGCTTGAAGCCGATCTGGCGCTCGCAATCTGCAACCTGGTCGAGGGTCAGCCCTTCTGCAGGGAACAACACCTTGCCCTGCTTGATCTTCCACATCTGCTCGCTTTGCTGAAACAGGAAGGTTTCAGCGGCGGGCTGCATGTTTATGACGACCGGAAGGCGACGGTCATACTGATGGAAAATGGTTCGTATCTCGGTTTTTTCCACGATGGACAGGCCGGGATTGTGACATCTGCCGACCCTTCCGCGTCCGTGGCCCGTAACGCCGGGGCCCGCCTCGATGTTATCGGTTCTGCGAAAATCCCCGCATCAAACGTGCCGGATTATCTGGAACAGGCCGATCTGTTTGCTCTGTGGGAAAAGGAAACGGTGACTGCCGTCGAGGGCCTTTGA